The DNA region CGCTCAACAAACCCGAGCCCGTGCCCAGCGCGCTGACGGTCGGGCCGCTGGCGATCCATAGTGATGAACGCACCTTGCTGGACAGTCTCGATCTGAGCCTGAACCTGGATAAGGACGACTATCAGCAACAACTGATCACCGAACAGGCGCGGCTGGCTGGCCACATGCGCGACAAACGCATGAAAAGCCACGCACTGGTGGCGGTATTCGAAGGCAATGACGCCGCCGGCAAAGGCGGGGCGATCCGACGCGTTGCGGCGGCGCTGGACCCACGCCAGTACTCAATCGTGCCGATCGCTGCGCCGACTCAGGATGAGCGCGCGCAACCTTATCTGTGGCGTTTCTGGCGACAGATACCGGCGCGTGGCAAATTCACCGTCTTCGACCGTTCCTGGTATGGCCGGGTGTTGGTGGAGCGGGTCGAGGGGTTTTGCAGTGAGTCCGACTGGAAACGCGCCTACGCTGAAATCAATGACTTTGAAGAACAGCTCACCGACGCGGGCGTGGTGGTCGTCAAGTTCTGGCTGGCGATTGATCAGCAGACCCAGCTGGAGCGTTTCCAGGAGCGCGAAAAAATCCCGTTCAAACGCTACAAGATCACCGAAGACGATTGGCGCAACCGCAAGAAATGGCCTGATTATCGTCAGGCGGTGGGCGACATGGTGGATCGCACCAGCACCGAGATCGCACCCTGGACGCTGATCGAGGCCAATGACAAGCGCTGGGCTCGGGTCAAAGTACTGCGCACCCTAAACGAAGCGCTGGAAGCCGCGTTCGCCAGGGACAAGAAGAAGTGATGATGTGAACGTCGTGGTTGCGTCGGCCCAGGTCGGCGCAGCCCGGTTTTACTCGCCTGACGAGCCCCTCGTTTTCTGCCTGAGGATGTAGACCGTCACCAGCACTGCGCTGGTCAGCATGAACGCACGCGCCCAGTTCGAGGGCACCAGATAGCATGAAAAGCCGATGCTGACCCACATCAGGCCAATGGCGTAGACCTTGCCCTTGAGCGGAATGCCGTTGCCTTCAAGATAATCACGAATCCACGGGCCAAGCTGCCGATGATTGATCAGCCATTGGTAAAAGCGCGGAGAACTGCGGGCGAAGCAGGCTGCTGCCAGCAGGAGAAAGGGCGTGGTGGGCAGCACCGGCAGGAAAATACCGATAACTCCCAGCACCACGCTCACCCAGCCGACGGCCATAAGCAGGTAGCGCACCCACCAATGGCGGCTGGTGCGCGCTGAGTCTTGCGCCATAGGCGCCGACTCAGTGGTGGCGAGGCTTGAGGATCGCCGGTTTTTCGTCCGGTGCCTGGCACAGCAGATACAGCGCGGTCAGCGCTTCAGGGATCTGCACGATCATGTCGTCCATCAGGTTGGCGTCCTGAGCGATGTCAGAAAATTCCGGTTGCTCGTCGAACAGGCCCGAACCGACCATGATCGGCAACAGCATCTCGCTGACTTCTTCCTCGGCACTTTCGAACCAGGCGTTTTCACGCAGGAACACGCCTTCCATGAAGCCGATGCACCAGCCGCGCAGGTCCGAATCATCCGGGTCGTCGCCCAGGTCCAGGTCGCAGGGCAGGTCAAACTCTTCGTCCGACGCCAGCTGGCGGGCAATGTGCGCCTTGAGTGCAACCAGAGTCGCTTCGACTTCTGTCTGCTGCTCTTCGCTGGAGTAATGCGGCGGCTCGGAGAACAGGGCGTCGATCCACTCGCGCTCCGGTACTTCTTCAGCGCAAATGGACAGGGCGGTCAGGTAGCCATGCGCGGCCACGTAGTCCAGTGCTTCGTCGTGCAGTTCATCTGCATCGAGGAAGACTTGCAGGCGGGTTAATTGCTCAGCGAAGGACATGGAGGCACTACCTTGGAAATAAACGATGCTGAATTCTAGGCCCTGCGCGGCCAAGGCGCCAGCACGCAGGCCAATTGCAGTTAATTTCGACCACTCATGTCCCAGCCATCCATTGCTCCCGAGCGCTCGGGTATACTCCTGCGTTTTGCAGTGCAGCAGGATATTCCGGGGTTTTTATGCTTGAGCAGGCACAACGCGTACTTAAAGACATCTTCGGCTATGACAGCTTTCGTGGTCGCCAGGGTGCCATTATTGAGCGTGTAGCCAACGGCGGCGACGCGCTGGTGCTGATGCCTACCGGCGGTGGCAAATCCCTGTGTTTTCAGGTGCCCGGCCTGTTGCGTGACGGCCTGTGCGTAGTCGTTTCGCCGCTTATCGCACTGATGGACGATCAGGTCGCCACCCTCGACGAACTGGGCGTTTCTGCTGCGGCCCTCAACTCGACGCTCAACGCCGAGCAGCAGCGCGAGCTGGCCAACCGGATTCGTCTGGGCGAAGTGAAAATGCTTTACCTCGCTCCGGAGCGGCTGGTCCAGCCGCGCATGCTGTCCTTTCTGCAGAACCTGAAAATCGCCCTGTTTGCCATCGACGAAGCGCACTGCGTATCGCAATGGGGCCATGACTTCCGCCCGGAATACCTGCAACTGGGGCAACTGGCCGAACTGTTTCCGGATGTGCCGCGCATCGCGCTGACCGCCACCGCCGACAAGCGCACCCGGGAAGAAATTGTCACGCGTCTGCATTTGCAGAACGCCGAGCGCTTTCTGTCCAGTTTCGACCGGCCGAATATCTTCTATCGCATCGTGCCCAAGGAACAGCCGCGCAAACAACTGCTGGCGTTCCTCTCGGAGCGGCGTAGCGACGCCGGAATCGTCTACTGCCTGTCGCGCAAGAAAGTCGATGAAGTGGCGGTGTTTCTCAGCGAAAACGGTTACCCCGCGTTGCCTTACCACGCAGGCTTACCCTCGGAAACCCGCGCCGCCAACCAGAAGCGCTTTCTTAATGAAGAAGGCCTGATCATGGTGGCGACCATCGCCTTCGGCATGGGCATCGACAAACCCAACGTGCGCTTTGTTGCGCACATGGACCTGCCCAAATCGCTTGAGGCCTACTATCAGGAAACCGGCCGGGCAGGGCGCGACGGTCTGCCGGCCGATGCCTGGATGGCCTACGGTCTGCAAGACGTGCTGATGCTCAAACAGATGTTGCAGAACTCCGAAGGTGACGAGCGACACAAGCGCCTGGAACAGCACAAGCTCGATGCCATGCTGGCGCTGTGTGAAGAAACCCGCTGCCGCCGTCAGACCCTGCTGGCCTATTTCGACGAAGACATGCCCAACCCGTGCGGCCATTGCGACAACTGCGTCGATGGCGTGCAGACCTGGGACGCCACCGAACCCGCGCGTCAGGCGCTGTCAGCCATCTACCGTACCGGTCAGCGTTACGGCGTCGGTCATCTGGTGGATGTGCTGCTCGGCAAGTCCAACGACAAAGTGGAAAGCTTCGGTCACCAGCACCTTTCAGTGTTCGGGGTGGGCAAGGCGCGTGCCGAATCCGAATGGCGCTCGCTGTTCCGCCAATTGGTGGCACGCGGCCTGGCGGACATCGACCTTGAAGGCTACGGCGGCCTGCGCCTGAGCGACACCTGCCGGCCGCTGCTGCGTGGCGAGGTTACGCTGGAACTGCGCCGTGATCTCAAACCACAAACCACTTCAAGAAGCAGCTCCGGCAGCCCGGCCAGCCAGCTGGTGCGTGGCGAAGAGCGCGAGCAATGGGAAGCGCTGCGAACCCTGCGGCGCAAACTGGCCGAAGAGCATGCGGTACCGCCCTATGTCATTTTCCCGGACTCGACCCTGCTGGAGATGCTGCGCAGCAAACCGGGTTCGATGGCCGAGATGGCCAAAGTGGGTGGCGTCGGCGCGCGCAAGCTGGAGCGTTATGGCGAAGCCTTCCTCGAAGTGCTCAGCGGCAAGGCCGAAGCGCCGCGCGTGGTGGCCGACATTCGTCACGAGTTGATCAGCCTGGCGCGTGCAGGCATGACCCCGGCGCAGATCGCAGGGCAATTACAGTGTTCGGAGAAGAACGTTTATACCCTGCTGGCCGAGGCGATCGGCAAGCAGCAGTTGTCGATCGAGCAGGCGCTCGATCTGCCGGAAGACCTGTTGGGCGAGGTGCAGGATGCCTTTCTCGACGGCGAAGGCGAACTGCCGCCGGTAGCGGCTATTGCCGAGCAATTTGCCGGGCGGGTTCCGGAAGGCGTGCTGTATTGCGTGCGTGCTGCACTGCAATCCGAATTTGAGGTATAACGACCGGCGACGAAACGTCACCGTTCCTTGCTTGCCTGAACATAAGGACCTTGCTTAGCTCGCTATTAATTAGTTTTTATCACGAGTTTCCTTATGCCACTGACTGAAGACCACCGTTTCGGGATGCAACTCGGACATTTGACCCGCGGCTGGCGCGCCGAGCTGGACCGCCGACTGGCAGGCCTCGGTCTTTCGCAGGCTCGCTGGCTGGTGCTGTTGCACCTTGCGCGCTTCTTCAACGAACCGCCTACCCAGCGCGAGCTTGCGCAAAGTGTCGGGGTAGAAGGGCCGACGCTGGCCCGGCTGCTCGACAGCCTTGAAGCTCAGGGGCTGGTGCAGCGCATAGCGGTCGCCGAAGATCGGCGCGCCAAGAAAATCCTGCTCTGCGATACGGCGCTGCCCCTGATCGAAAAGATCGAAACCATCGCCAACGTCTTGCGCAAAGAGCTATTTGAGGGAGTGAGCGAGGAAGACCTGCTCGTCAGCATGCGTGTGCATTCACAGCTTCTGGCCAATCTGGAAAGATCCTGAGACGAAGCAGCGAGTTCTCAACCATACTCTGGCGACGGATACTGACGTCCATCTGATTACGTGAGAAGCCTGCGGTGGTTTCCATAAGGGTTTGCATGCTCAAGAATTCCATGGCTGCCTTAGAAGGTGCAGGCCGCACGGCGCGCAACGTGTTTTGCAAAAGCGCCATGGCGATCTCGCTGCTGACCTGTTCCACCTTCGCCTCTGCGCTGGGGCTGGGCGAAATCAGCCTGCATTCGGCGCTCAACCAGCCGCTGAACGCCGAGATCGAATTGCTGGAGACCGGCGGCCTGAGCGGCGAAGACATCGTCGCCAGGCTCGCGTCGCCCGAGGCATTCGCCAAAGCCGGCATCGAACGCGTGTTCTTCCTCAATGACCTGCGCTTCACGCCAGTGCTGCGTGGTGATCGTGGCGTGATTCGGGTGGTGTCCAGCAAGCCGGTCACAGAACCCTATCTGAGCTTCCTCGTCCAGCTGGCGCGTCCGAACGGCGACCTGCTGCATGAGTACACCGTGCTGCTCGATCCTGCCACTTCACCTCAGGGCCTGGCCGCGACTCGCAGCCGCAATCAGCCGCGCTCGGCAACTTCGGCGTCAGAAAGCCGTATGCCGGTTGCGCCACCGGCAGCGGTGCAAGGCAAGCATTACACGGTCGTCAGTGGCGACACACTGAATGGCATCGCCAGCCGTCTGCAGGGGCCGGGCAACAAGGTGTCGGCGAGCCAGCTGGCGGATGGCATCCGCTTGCTCAATCCCCAGGTATTCGCGGGCGGCGCCAGCAGCGGGCTCAAAGTTGGCCAGGACCTGCTGCTGCCGGACTCGGCAGTAGTGCCTGTCGCGACCAACGCTGCTGCATCTGCTGCCGCGCCTGCATCAACGCCAACGCCGCCTGCCGAGTTGCAGCGCACGGCTGATCAGCTCTCAACGGCGGCGATTGAAAACCAGCAACTGACCCAGTCGCTGGAAGCGCTCAAAGCTCAGGCTCAAGAGATGCAGGAGCAGATGAGTGGCAAGGACAAGCAGATCATCGCCTTGCGCAGTGACCTTGCCCTGGCGCAATCCGCCGCACGGCCTGTTGCAGCACCCGCTAATCCGCCAGCAGCGCCGCTGGCCCCCGTACAGACGCCGGTCGCTACTGCAACGAGCGAGCCGTTTATCAGTGTGCCGATTCTGCTCGCTGTATTACTGATCGTGGCGTTGCTGTTGGCGCTGGTCTATTCGAAGCGTCGTCAGCGCAAACTGGCTGTTGCACCTGCGGCCGTACCGGACGAACCGTTGATCAAGCCTGCGCAGGCCGCCATGCACCCGGTCTTCGAAGTGCCTGCCGTTGCGCCGCCGCAGCCGTCATCTTCGCCTGCAGCGATCAAGAGCCCTACGCCGCAACGTCCGGCCGGGGCTGCACCGGATGCGCTGGACGGCGTCAGCATCTACATCGCCTACGGGCGTTTCAGCGAGGCCATGGGCATTTTGCGCAGCGCTTTGGAGAAACAGCCGGAGCGCGATGACATTCGTATCAGGCTGCTGGAACTGCTGGCGGAGCAGGGCGATGGCGTTGGTTTTGTCCGGGAAGAACGCGCGGCGCTGGAGCACGGCGTCGACCCGCAGACCATTCAGGACATCCGTGATCGCTTCCCGCAACTCAAGGCTGCCGACGTTGCCCCTGCCCCTGCTGCCGCGAGTATTCCGGTGGCAGCGGTCGCGGCGGCCAGTGCGCTGTCTATCGATAAAGATGAGACTGTTTTGCAGGCCGATCTTCAGCCCGAGCCTGCCGCGCAGCTTGATGAGTCTGCCGCTGCAGCCCTTAATCCCCAGCACGCCGATGAGTTCCAGCTGAACCTTGATGACCTGTCGATGGATGCCGACTGGGACCTGGTCGATCCGTTCGACAGCCCGCCGCCGCGCAGCAAACCCGTCGTCGAGACCCCGCCTGCCGAAGTGGACCCCGGTTTCTCTTCGGACCTGACCCGACTGCCGGAAGTTTTCGAGCTGTCTGAAGAGCAGTTCCTCAGTGACTTCTCCGAGCCCGATGTCGTTGAGCCTGTTGAAGTTGTCGCACCTTCGGCGGCCGATGACCTGAGCGATGAGTTCCTCGACAGCTTCATGAACGACGATTCGGATTTCGATCTGCTCGACCTTGAAGAACCGCCTCTGAGTCAGATCAATCAGGCTCAGGTGCTGATCGAAGACGGGCAAATCGAGTCGGCTCGCGAACTTCTGCAACAGGTCATCGACGAGTCCGACGAAGAGCATCGCCGCATGGCGCGTGAGCTGTTGGCACGGATCAGTTGAAATTCAACTGACTCTCGTGCCAATGCTCCGCGTTGGCATGCAGTTCGTGACGCTCTGCGTCACCTCTTCACCCGCATATATGGCGTGTTCTTATCCGTGTCAGCCAATTATTGTCGGACAACTTTCGCCTGTTCCTACAAGTAAACCGCTCAATAGGCTGTTACTGGAAATACGCCATGTGTAACGGCGAAAATGTTATTACGTGCAATTAAATAGCCACTATCAAAAGCAATATAACATTCGCTATTTAGTCAATAAACCCAATGGATTCAATCGGATATCACTGAAAAATATAGTCAGCAATGCGTTATCTGTATATTTGAAGCTCTGTATCAAAAGTGAAATAAATCTGTTGCCAAGTATGTAACTGCGGATTATGTTCTGGTCTCGCTCAATCATGAGCCGACCATTAACAGGTGTGCAGGGATGCAAAAGTCGAAGTGCGTTGGTGCTGTTCGTTATTCGTTCAAGCCTGTAGCAACTGGCGCCCTGTGCGCCCTGTCTTTTTCATTTGGTTGCCCGGCCTATGCCGATTATGTCGAGCAGGGCAGGTTGGGGGATGCCGCCAGTTGGCGCTCTGCGGAATTCCAGAGTGACTGGGGCCTGGGCCGTATTCAGGCTGATCAGGCCTACGCCGCAGGCATCACCGGTGCCGGCGTCAAGATCGGCGCACTGGACTCGGGTTTCGATCCGTCTCACCCGGAAGCCACTCCATCCCGCTATCACGCCGTCACCGCCAACGGCACTTACGTCGATGGCTCGCCGTTCAGCATCACTGGCGCGATCAACCCGAACAACGACACTCACGGCACTCACGTCACCGGCACCCTGGGCGCGGCGCGGGATGGCGTTGGCATGCACGGTGTGGCGTACAACGCACAAATCTACGTCGGCAACACCAACCAGAACGACAGCTTTCTGTTCGGCCCTAACCCCGATCCACAGTATTTCAAAGCGGTGTACGGCGCACTGG from Pseudomonas syringae includes:
- the recQ gene encoding DNA helicase RecQ, coding for MLEQAQRVLKDIFGYDSFRGRQGAIIERVANGGDALVLMPTGGGKSLCFQVPGLLRDGLCVVVSPLIALMDDQVATLDELGVSAAALNSTLNAEQQRELANRIRLGEVKMLYLAPERLVQPRMLSFLQNLKIALFAIDEAHCVSQWGHDFRPEYLQLGQLAELFPDVPRIALTATADKRTREEIVTRLHLQNAERFLSSFDRPNIFYRIVPKEQPRKQLLAFLSERRSDAGIVYCLSRKKVDEVAVFLSENGYPALPYHAGLPSETRAANQKRFLNEEGLIMVATIAFGMGIDKPNVRFVAHMDLPKSLEAYYQETGRAGRDGLPADAWMAYGLQDVLMLKQMLQNSEGDERHKRLEQHKLDAMLALCEETRCRRQTLLAYFDEDMPNPCGHCDNCVDGVQTWDATEPARQALSAIYRTGQRYGVGHLVDVLLGKSNDKVESFGHQHLSVFGVGKARAESEWRSLFRQLVARGLADIDLEGYGGLRLSDTCRPLLRGEVTLELRRDLKPQTTSRSSSGSPASQLVRGEEREQWEALRTLRRKLAEEHAVPPYVIFPDSTLLEMLRSKPGSMAEMAKVGGVGARKLERYGEAFLEVLSGKAEAPRVVADIRHELISLARAGMTPAQIAGQLQCSEKNVYTLLAEAIGKQQLSIEQALDLPEDLLGEVQDAFLDGEGELPPVAAIAEQFAGRVPEGVLYCVRAALQSEFEV
- a CDS encoding MarR family transcriptional regulator, translating into MPLTEDHRFGMQLGHLTRGWRAELDRRLAGLGLSQARWLVLLHLARFFNEPPTQRELAQSVGVEGPTLARLLDSLEAQGLVQRIAVAEDRRAKKILLCDTALPLIEKIETIANVLRKELFEGVSEEDLLVSMRVHSQLLANLERS
- a CDS encoding YecA family protein translates to MSFAEQLTRLQVFLDADELHDEALDYVAAHGYLTALSICAEEVPEREWIDALFSEPPHYSSEEQQTEVEATLVALKAHIARQLASDEEFDLPCDLDLGDDPDDSDLRGWCIGFMEGVFLRENAWFESAEEEVSEMLLPIMVGSGLFDEQPEFSDIAQDANLMDDMIVQIPEALTALYLLCQAPDEKPAILKPRHH
- the pap gene encoding polyphosphate:AMP phosphotransferase, with the protein product MFESAEIGHAIDDDTYEAALPELREALLEAQIDLHEQAGRQIIVLINGIEGAGKGETVKLLSEWMDPRLIEVRTFDQQTDEELAHPPAWRYWRQLPAKGRMGIFFGNWYSQMLQDRVHGRYKDAVLDQAISGAERLEKMLCDEGALIFKFWFHLSKKQMKRRLKTLKDDPLHSWRISPLDWQQSRTYDKFVRFGERVLRRTSREYAPWHVIEGVDANYRSLTVGRLLLEGMQAALNKPEPVPSALTVGPLAIHSDERTLLDSLDLSLNLDKDDYQQQLITEQARLAGHMRDKRMKSHALVAVFEGNDAAGKGGAIRRVAAALDPRQYSIVPIAAPTQDERAQPYLWRFWRQIPARGKFTVFDRSWYGRVLVERVEGFCSESDWKRAYAEINDFEEQLTDAGVVVVKFWLAIDQQTQLERFQEREKIPFKRYKITEDDWRNRKKWPDYRQAVGDMVDRTSTEIAPWTLIEANDKRWARVKVLRTLNEALEAAFARDKKK
- a CDS encoding YbaN family protein, with the protein product MAQDSARTSRHWWVRYLLMAVGWVSVVLGVIGIFLPVLPTTPFLLLAAACFARSSPRFYQWLINHRQLGPWIRDYLEGNGIPLKGKVYAIGLMWVSIGFSCYLVPSNWARAFMLTSAVLVTVYILRQKTRGSSGE
- a CDS encoding FimV/HubP family polar landmark protein; this encodes MLKNSMAALEGAGRTARNVFCKSAMAISLLTCSTFASALGLGEISLHSALNQPLNAEIELLETGGLSGEDIVARLASPEAFAKAGIERVFFLNDLRFTPVLRGDRGVIRVVSSKPVTEPYLSFLVQLARPNGDLLHEYTVLLDPATSPQGLAATRSRNQPRSATSASESRMPVAPPAAVQGKHYTVVSGDTLNGIASRLQGPGNKVSASQLADGIRLLNPQVFAGGASSGLKVGQDLLLPDSAVVPVATNAAASAAAPASTPTPPAELQRTADQLSTAAIENQQLTQSLEALKAQAQEMQEQMSGKDKQIIALRSDLALAQSAARPVAAPANPPAAPLAPVQTPVATATSEPFISVPILLAVLLIVALLLALVYSKRRQRKLAVAPAAVPDEPLIKPAQAAMHPVFEVPAVAPPQPSSSPAAIKSPTPQRPAGAAPDALDGVSIYIAYGRFSEAMGILRSALEKQPERDDIRIRLLELLAEQGDGVGFVREERAALEHGVDPQTIQDIRDRFPQLKAADVAPAPAAASIPVAAVAAASALSIDKDETVLQADLQPEPAAQLDESAAAALNPQHADEFQLNLDDLSMDADWDLVDPFDSPPPRSKPVVETPPAEVDPGFSSDLTRLPEVFELSEEQFLSDFSEPDVVEPVEVVAPSAADDLSDEFLDSFMNDDSDFDLLDLEEPPLSQINQAQVLIEDGQIESARELLQQVIDESDEEHRRMARELLARIS